One Pocillopora verrucosa isolate sample1 chromosome 10, ASM3666991v2, whole genome shotgun sequence genomic window carries:
- the LOC131782143 gene encoding uridine phosphorylase 2-like codes for MDPTSRDQLFVRNPQLKELEDDVLFHIGITAGDHKNLKNLFGDVKFVCMGGSTNRIKHFAKFIQGELKDYLKDDNEPLNMSKSDRYVLYKVGPVLAVNHGIGTPSLVVIMHEVFKLLHYAEAEEVKFFRIGTSGGLGLEPGTIVITRTAVNPLLEPFSEQVILGKVLKFPSNLDEKLQKQVMDCSDGLLTAVGDTMCAHDFYEGQGRLDGAFCDYTLEDKLEFLQKIYDAGVRNIEMESVCFASMCNRAGVPAAILCVTLVDRLKGDQVELTPEQHEDFQMRPPRLVARFIKKMLADQSNSCEFPLRKRQKAN; via the exons ATGGATCCTACCTCAAGAGACCAGCTATTTGTGAGAAACCCACAATTAAAGGAGCTTGAAGATGATGTGCTCTTTCATATTGGAATAACAGCTGGGGACcataaaaatctcaaaaatttgtttggtgATGTCAAG ttTGTCTGCATGGGAGGAAGTACAAATCGGATCAAACATTTTGCCAAGTTTATTCAAGGAGAACTCAAGGACTATTTAAAGGATGATAATGAACCTCTTAACATGTCAAAGTCTGATCGCTATGTGCTTTACAAAGTTGGACCTGTCCTGGCTGTAAAT CACGGCATTGGAACCCCTTCTTTAGTGGTTATCATGCATGAAGTTTTTAAACTCCTTCACTATGCAGAAGCAGAAGAAGTGAAATTTTTCCGAATTGGCACATCTGGAGGCTTAG GCCTAGAACCTGGGACTATTGTGATCACAAGAACAGCAGTTAATCCTCTTCTAGAACCTTTCAGTGAGCAG GTGATCTTGGGTAAAGTGCTAAAATTTCCATCAAATCTGGATGAAAAGTTACAGAAGCAAGTAATGGATTGTAGTGATGGTTTACTAACAGCAGTTGGAGACACAATGTGTGCTCATGATTTCTATGAAG GCCAAGGAAGGCTGGATGGTGCCTTCTGTGACTACACGCTTGAAGATAAACTTGAGTTTCTTCAGAAGATTTATGATGCTGGTGTGCGCAACATTGAAATGGAAAGTGTTTGCTTTGCGTCCATGTGTAACCGTGCTGGGGTCCCTGCCGCTATACTGTGTGTTACACTAGTGGACCGTCTCAAAGGAGATCAGGTAGAACTGACACCAGAGCAACATGAGGACTTCCAGATGCGGCCTCCTAGGCTTGTGGCTAGATTTATCAAGAAAATGTTAGCAGATCAAAGCAACAGCTGTGAGTTTCCTCTAAGGAAACGACAAAAGGCTAACTAA
- the LOC131782114 gene encoding uncharacterized protein isoform X1, whose translation MDRKFVSKKGPASPASPRSQTSEEEDIFDYAGLEDYSNESGPVPREAYIALKTAFRTVEKRLHGAEAKVSELTAKLKQRDRKGSHEQVYKERDALLSHLHNSYLAFEEKFGENEKLKKTIQELQLSQKQTQGGTMQAKGGASSESTSGKEEKQEGKKYTDLGEELKTMGLEVKEENNRLWIIIVDRDNLKKWIEENSEGYITVTIQGRTRGNNANQTGAVVSRTGGCELSDGRRKNAEAEAILLKHKIEDQAQELNRFYKIFKEVMVQNKELRTKEQRKEAEAGGVTEASKPEEASAKRTALPTKTDAVLQKRVETMLSTAQEHVLEMKKVREHLNSQNNSLQKLAELTEKTNEDFTKLIKASQAGSAGAESSGNPTETRTRRPQEGEMTFTERHRFEQVGNFERLVAEDAPLSVPVQAVQEASEYHRLNDQDEIGATGFGRRLSKEKYLSPISRASSDGAEGRAVPMGTFLAENTGTGESDIEIIDEEDFIGATPVVGKICPMCEKFFPESYGQRNFEDHVQQHFGDDP comes from the exons ATGGATAGGAAGTTTGTTTCGAAAAAAGGACCAGCATCACCAGCATCACCTCGCAGTCAAACATCTGAGGAGGAAGATATATTTGACTACGCAGGACTAGAAGACTATAGTAATGAAAGTGGACCTGTGCCGAGAGAAGCATACATTGCTTTAAAAACAG CATTTCGTACTGTTGAGAAGCGTTTACATGGGGCTGAGGCAAAGGTATCTGAGCTAacagcaaaattaaaacagagaGATAGAAAAGGATCTCATGAACAAGTGTATAAAGAAAGAGATGCTCTCTTGAGTCATTTACATAACAGCTATCttgcttttgaagaaaaatttggagagaatgaaaaattgaagaagacGATACAAGAATTACAGCTTTCTCAGAAACAAACACAAGGAGGCACTATGCAG GCCAAAGGTGGCGCTTCGTCTGAGTCGACCTCCGGAAAGGAAGAAAagcaagaaggaaaaaaatatacagattTAGGCGAGGAGTTGAAAACCATGGGTTTAGAAGTTAAGGAAGAAAATAACCGGCTATGGATTATCATAGTGGATAGGGATAATCTGAAAAAGTGGATTGAGGAAAATTCGGAAGGATATATAACTGTTACAATACAGGGAAGAACTAGAGGAAATAACGCGAACCAAACAGGAGCAGTGGTATCTCGTACAGGGGGATGTGAACTGTCAGATGGAAGACGGAAAAATGCTGAAGCGGAGGCTATATTATTGAAACATAAAATTGAAGATCAGGCACAGGAACTGAATCGGTTTTACAAGATATTTAAGGAGGTAATGgttcaaaataaagaattacGAACCAAGGAACAGAGAAAGGAAGCAGAAGCCGGCGGAGTGACTGAAG CTTCAAAACCAGAAGAAGCCTCTGCAAAAAGAACAGCCTTGCCAACAAAAACAGATGCTGTACTTCAGAAGAGAGTAGAGACCATGTTGTCTACAGCCCAAGAACATGTactggaaatgaaaaaagttcGAGAACACTTGAATTCACAAAATAATAGCTTGCAAAAGCTGGCGGAGCTTACGGAAAAAACAAACGAAGATTTCACGAAATTAATCAAAGCTTCGCAAGCCGGGTCAGCCGGAGCTGAATCTTCGGGAAATCCGACAGAAACCCGTACTAGACGGCCGCAGGAGGGAGAGATGACATTTACCGAAAGGCATCGATTCGAACAAGTGGGAAATTTCGAACGGTTAGTCGCTGAAGATGCCCCTCTAAGCGTTCCCGTTCAAGCCGTACAAGAAGCATCAGAATACCACCGACTTAATGATCAAGATGAAATTGGAGCTACTGGCTTTGGTCGAAGgttgagtaaagaaaaatatttatctccGATCTCGAGGGCTTCTTCGGATGGAGCCGAAGGAAGGGCAGTTCCCATGGGAACATTTTTGGCCGAGAACACGGGGACTGGAGAGAGTGATATTGAAATTATCGATGAGGAGGATTTCATTGGTGCAACTCCTGTAGTCGGCAAAATATGTCCAATGTGTGAAAAGTTTTTTCCTGAAAGTTATGGTCAGAGAAATTTCGAGGATCATGTGCAACAACATTTTGGTGACGATCCGTAG
- the LOC131782114 gene encoding tax1-binding protein 1 homolog B-like isoform X2 encodes MDRKFVSKKGPASPASPRSQTSEEEDIFDYAGLEDYSNESGPVPREAYIALKTEKFGENEKLKKTIQELQLSQKQTQGGTMQAKGGASSESTSGKEEKQEGKKYTDLGEELKTMGLEVKEENNRLWIIIVDRDNLKKWIEENSEGYITVTIQGRTRGNNANQTGAVVSRTGGCELSDGRRKNAEAEAILLKHKIEDQAQELNRFYKIFKEVMVQNKELRTKEQRKEAEAGGVTEASKPEEASAKRTALPTKTDAVLQKRVETMLSTAQEHVLEMKKVREHLNSQNNSLQKLAELTEKTNEDFTKLIKASQAGSAGAESSGNPTETRTRRPQEGEMTFTERHRFEQVGNFERLVAEDAPLSVPVQAVQEASEYHRLNDQDEIGATGFGRRLSKEKYLSPISRASSDGAEGRAVPMGTFLAENTGTGESDIEIIDEEDFIGATPVVGKICPMCEKFFPESYGQRNFEDHVQQHFGDDP; translated from the exons ATGGATAGGAAGTTTGTTTCGAAAAAAGGACCAGCATCACCAGCATCACCTCGCAGTCAAACATCTGAGGAGGAAGATATATTTGACTACGCAGGACTAGAAGACTATAGTAATGAAAGTGGACCTGTGCCGAGAGAAGCATACATTGCTTTAAAAACAG aaaaatttggagagaatgaaaaattgaagaagacGATACAAGAATTACAGCTTTCTCAGAAACAAACACAAGGAGGCACTATGCAG GCCAAAGGTGGCGCTTCGTCTGAGTCGACCTCCGGAAAGGAAGAAAagcaagaaggaaaaaaatatacagattTAGGCGAGGAGTTGAAAACCATGGGTTTAGAAGTTAAGGAAGAAAATAACCGGCTATGGATTATCATAGTGGATAGGGATAATCTGAAAAAGTGGATTGAGGAAAATTCGGAAGGATATATAACTGTTACAATACAGGGAAGAACTAGAGGAAATAACGCGAACCAAACAGGAGCAGTGGTATCTCGTACAGGGGGATGTGAACTGTCAGATGGAAGACGGAAAAATGCTGAAGCGGAGGCTATATTATTGAAACATAAAATTGAAGATCAGGCACAGGAACTGAATCGGTTTTACAAGATATTTAAGGAGGTAATGgttcaaaataaagaattacGAACCAAGGAACAGAGAAAGGAAGCAGAAGCCGGCGGAGTGACTGAAG CTTCAAAACCAGAAGAAGCCTCTGCAAAAAGAACAGCCTTGCCAACAAAAACAGATGCTGTACTTCAGAAGAGAGTAGAGACCATGTTGTCTACAGCCCAAGAACATGTactggaaatgaaaaaagttcGAGAACACTTGAATTCACAAAATAATAGCTTGCAAAAGCTGGCGGAGCTTACGGAAAAAACAAACGAAGATTTCACGAAATTAATCAAAGCTTCGCAAGCCGGGTCAGCCGGAGCTGAATCTTCGGGAAATCCGACAGAAACCCGTACTAGACGGCCGCAGGAGGGAGAGATGACATTTACCGAAAGGCATCGATTCGAACAAGTGGGAAATTTCGAACGGTTAGTCGCTGAAGATGCCCCTCTAAGCGTTCCCGTTCAAGCCGTACAAGAAGCATCAGAATACCACCGACTTAATGATCAAGATGAAATTGGAGCTACTGGCTTTGGTCGAAGgttgagtaaagaaaaatatttatctccGATCTCGAGGGCTTCTTCGGATGGAGCCGAAGGAAGGGCAGTTCCCATGGGAACATTTTTGGCCGAGAACACGGGGACTGGAGAGAGTGATATTGAAATTATCGATGAGGAGGATTTCATTGGTGCAACTCCTGTAGTCGGCAAAATATGTCCAATGTGTGAAAAGTTTTTTCCTGAAAGTTATGGTCAGAGAAATTTCGAGGATCATGTGCAACAACATTTTGGTGACGATCCGTAG
- the LOC131782055 gene encoding NACHT, LRR and PYD domains-containing protein 3: MASAMEQSFHSSKETTNYARLCRLLVDVGSHVLRKIFDEKRPPGNLDTVLSSPSVHSVLQILRKKKVLSCLQWQKLYPAVKSSVSSQHFDISTLMVLLRNLCGLNPPATGWDTLPPPDDTSLEADIVRIKCYRNTVHSHASEASIDDATFNQYWKDIQGALVRTGGEGYQGAIDDLKSQCIDSDFEEHYKELLEQWVKDEASMTEKLDKMMKEFGEFDRKLDELKEAIANAKREIGAEAVTAYTNALKESIISQTEFCRLASQTKKNVKTDDIFTNILIQHGRKPVEDHNMERKQRLRQYGQIRGKPVKHCQEIFTSADGNEKNPQSILLTGKAGIGKTLFCQKLIRDWADGKLFQFPSGTNIPDLKFAYLLTFRQLDLLKDTPVNLRGVLNRSSVLDDHSNIDDSLFEYMVGHPAEVLIVIDGYDEYSKQDFIASDLDEEFPNNAREKMPVAALCAKLIKGRILRGSVVMVTSRPEESDKIKDEIDFDRYVEITGFFEPQVKEYIEKYFRGNERLKNTVLDHMTKNANLVSFAHIPVLCFLMCSYFEYILTESTSSDTLPVKTSDLYYEVVNMFVRKHNKKKGLSHEETLDKLSELAALLLVEKKFLFAKEDVKMFSLEEVESLSASGLLHCGPPFRKSFSETTKYFCFTHLTLQEYLAARWFVKRKEIPPGNVSSVVLQYMSGILSKQKDHTLMEQILNGFSTEYFFRRKLLTAYCLMEYEDKEFAKSVIKRRFHEFCDRKGTIVFRNVTDTGCTTVSFLLDIMSKLNAEGESGRNNSICEQQKATCRAISLDLSGNQITDDGVSSLCQVLQTATSKLPKLVLSGNQITDAGVVSLCHALQTETCGITTLNLSFNQITDAGVVSLCQALQKAVCKVKTLDLSLNQITDVGVDTLCQALQTETCKVTTVDLSSNQITDVGKESLANLLKLNPGRYHIDYFQE; this comes from the exons ATGGCCTCTGCAATGGAACAGTCGTTTCATTCCTCGAAAGAGACAACTAATTATGCTCGGCTGTGCAGGCTTCTGGTGGATGTCGGATCACATGTCTTAAGAAAGATATTCGACGAGAAGCGTCCACCAGGAAATTTGGACACAGTTTTGTCAAGTCCTTCAGTGCATTCCGTTCTGCAAATACTTCGAAAGAAGAAAGTCCTTAGTTGTTTGCAATGGCAAAAACTGTATCCCGCCGTCAAATCTTCAGTTTCATCACAGCATTTTGATATCAGTACCCTGATGGTTCTGCTGCGGAATCTTTGTGGTCTTAATCCTCCGGCTACTGGCTGGGATACACTTCCTCCACCAGATGACACATCCCTTGAGGCAGATATCGTTCGCATCAAGTGCTATAGAAACACCGTTCATAGTCATGCTAGCGAGGCCTCGATTGACGACGCAACGTTCAATCAGTACTGGAAGGACATCCAGGGTGCACTAGTGAGAACTGGAGGGGAAGGTTACCAAGGTGCTATTGATGACTTGAAAAGTCAATGTATTGACAGTGATTTTGAGGAACACTACAAAGAGCTCCTTGAACAGTGGGTTAAAGATGAGGCCAGCATGACTGAAAAACTGGATAAAATGATGAAAGAGTTCGGCGAGTTTGATAGGAAGTTGGACGAATTAAAGGAGGCCATAGCGAATGCCAAAAGGGAAATAGGAGCTGAAG CTGTAACGGCATATACGAACGCACTGAAGGAATCAATAATAAGCCAAACTGAGTTCTGCCGTCTCGCTTCTCAAAccaagaaaaatgtgaaaacagATGACATTTTCACAAATATTCTCATTCAACATGGAAGAAAACCCGTTGAAGACCATAACATGGAAAGAAAGCAGCGTCTTCGCCAGTACGGTCAAATAAGAGGAAAACCAGTCAAGCATTGCCAAGAAATATTCACTTCAGCCGATGGCAATGAGAAGAATCCTCAATCCATTCTCCTCACTGGAAAGGCAGGCATCGGTAAAACTCTCTTTTGTCAGAAGTTGATACGAGATTGGgccgacggcaaattatttcagtttccttCGGGAACAAACATTCCCGACTTAAAGTTCGCATACTTACTGACCTTTCGTCAGCTGGATTTACTTAAAGACACTCCCGTCAACTTGAGAGGAGTCCTGAACCGATCGTCAGTGTTAGATGACCACTCAAATATTGACGATTCTTTGTTTGAGTACATGGTTGGTCATCCGGCAGAAGTTTTGATCGTCATCGACGGGTATGACGAGTATTCAAAGCAAGATTTCATCGCTAGCGATTTGGATGAGGAATTTCCAAACAACGCCCGAGAGAAGATGCCAGTAGCCGCACTGTGTGCCAAACTCATCAAAGGAAGAATCTTGAGAGGTTCCGTTGTCATGGTAACGTCAAGACCCGAGGAATCTgacaaaataaaagatgaaattgaCTTTGATCGATACGTTGAAATTACAGGATTTTTTGAACCGCAGGTGAAGGAATATATTGAGAAGTATTTCAGGGGAAACGAGCGATTGAAAAACACAGTACTGGACCACATGACAAAGAACGCCAATCTTGTCAGCTTTGCCCACATTCCTGTGCTTTGTTTCCTGATGTGTTCCTACTTTGAGTACATTCTAACGGAATCAACGAGCAGTGATACCCTTCCTGTGAAAACAAGTGACCTTTACTATGAAGTGGTAAACATGTTTGTGAGAAAGcacaacaaaaagaaaggaCTGTCTCACGAGGAAACTTTGGATAAACTATCAGAGCTTGCTGCCCTATTGCTCGTGGAGAAGAAGTTTCTATTCGCCAAAGAGGATGTGAAAATGTTTAGTCTAGAGGAAGTTGAAAGTTTGAGTGCAAGTGGTCTTCTTCATTGCGGTCCTCCTTTCAGAAAATCTTTTTCTGAAACgacgaaatatttttgcttcaCCCACCTGACTCTCCAAGAGTACCTAGCGGCTCGTTGGTTTGTAAAGAGGAAAGAGATTCCTCCTGGAAATGTTTCATCAGTGGTACTACAATACATGTCCGGTATTCTGTCAAAGCAGAAAGACCACACACTTATGGAACAAATACTTAATGGATTCAGCACTGAATACTTTTTCAGGAGGAAGCTTCTAACAGCTTATTGTCTGATGGAGTATGAAGACAAAGAGTTTGCCAAAAGTGTCATAAAGAGGCGCTTCCATGAATTCTGTGATCGCAAAGGCACAATTGTTTTCAGGAATGTGACTGATACGGGTTGCACTACAGTATCTTTTCTTTTGGATATTATGAGTAAATTGAATGCAGAAGGAGAGTCGGGCAGGAATAATTCAATCTGTGAGCAGCAGAAAGCAACATGCAGAGCGATTTCGCTGGATCTGAGTGGTAATCAGATCACTGATGACGGTGTTTCCAGTCTATGCCAGGTACTGCAGACCGCAACTAGTAAATTACCAAAACTGGTTCTAAGTGGTAATCAGATCACAGATGCTGGTGTTGTCAGTCTGTGTCACGCATTACAGACAGAAACATGTGGCATAACCACACTCAATTTGAGTTTCAATCAGATCACTGATGCCGGAGTTGTCAGTCTGTGTCAAGCTTTACAAAAAGCTGTTTGTAAGGTGAAGACACTGGATCTTAGTCTTAATCAGATCACTGATGTCGGTGTTGACACTCTATGTCAAGCCTTACAGACAGAAACATGTAAGGTAACTACAGTGGATTTGAGCTctaatcagatcaccgatgtTGGCAAGGAGAGTCTCGCTAATCTGTTGAAACTTAACCCTGGCCGTTACCATATCGATTACTTTCAGGAATAG
- the LOC131782057 gene encoding protein lifeguard 2-like produces the protein MYDPEANKYGGADYSQFDNTMAFSDSSIRAGFIRKVYAILLGQLVITMAFICFFLYCEPVQEYAMKHVGLFYGALAVTFVTMIAMACCESVRRQFPTNMIFLVIFTICEGYLLGAVSSVYNKDEVLMAVGITAVVVLAITIFAFQTKYDFTMMGGFLFVALIILICFGFLMIFFHSRVLSVVYASLGALIFAMYLVYDTQIMMGGGKMYSISPEEYIFAALNLYLDIVNLFLYILQIISAARGD, from the exons atgtacGACCCAGAGGCAAACAAATATGGCGGGGCCGACTATAGCCAATTCGATAACACAATGGCTTTCAGCGACTCCTCCATTCGCGCTG GCTTCATTCGAAAG GTCTATGCTATTCTACTTGGCCAACTTGTCATAACAATGGCATTCATCTGTTTCTTCCTGTATTg tgAGCCTGTACAAGAATATGCAATGAAACATGTAGGATTATTTTATGGAGCTTT GGCTGTCACATTTGTCACAATGATTGCTATGGCTTGTTGTGAGAGTGTAAG GCGGCAGTTCCCAACTAACATGAtctttcttgtaattttt ACCATCTGTGAAGGATATCTTCTTGGTGCTGTATCAAG TGTTTATAATAAAGATGAGGTACTTATGGCTGTTGGAATAACTGCA GTTGTCGTTCTGGCAATTACCATTTTTGCATTCCAGACTAAG TATGACTTCACCATGATGGGCGGATTTCTGTTCGTGGCTTTGATTATTCTCATCTGCTTTGGCTTTTTGATGATCTTTTTTCACAGCAGG GTTCTTTCAGTTGTCTATGCTTCGCTTGGAGCTCTCATATTTGCCATG TACCTTGTGTATGATACACAGATCATGATGGGTGGAGGCAAAATGTACTCCATCTCACCAGAAGAGTACATATTTGCTGCACTGAACTTGTACTTGGATATTGTCAACTTGTTCTTGTACATCCTTCAAATTATCTCAGCAGCAAGAGGGGATTAA
- the LOC131782056 gene encoding LOW QUALITY PROTEIN: keratin-associated protein 4-3 (The sequence of the model RefSeq protein was modified relative to this genomic sequence to represent the inferred CDS: substituted 1 base at 1 genomic stop codon), with protein MPVSYPAPYPLDHAPLPLXSQWDPRFKAACSYTSYPGYPCVASPGTVAPVVTPKPATPKKLCKPICLKFCLTVCPQDCCSAKVTGVQVVKPSTSVTAVATPSTSSCPASCAQICATPCPQSCCLPTSKPASTAAPGSTKPASSAVTARPTATPTSKKPKPVSCVAPACSPQTCLPSCPKPCCTKKRFHDMELVAGCPRVCFSSCEQVCPRRCCGPHPPIKATINQRPKINDIPQSPRCPKICADVCALECPHRCCGPGSMKRAFISRPFPRLAYMKNHYAFNQKRYQVPVSRFNNPRRFGLKKKRNTIH; from the exons ATGCCGGTATCATACCCAGCACCATACCCCCTAGACCACGCTCCTTTGCCCCTGTAATCACAATGGGATCCACGGTTCAAAGCGGCCTGTTCATATACTAGTTATCCTGGATATCCCTGTGTAGCCAGTCCTGGAACGGTAGCACCCGTAGTGACCCCGAAACCTGCCACTCCAAAGAAACTATGTAAGCCGATCTGTCTCAAGTTCTGTCTGACAGTCTGCCCTCAGGATTGCTGCAGTGCTAAGGTGACAGGTGTGCAAGTTGTTAAACCGTCAACTTCCGTTACTGCAGTAGCCACACCATCCACTTCTTCATGCCCAGCAAGTTGTGCTCAAATATGTGCAACTCCGTGTCCTCAG AGCTGTTGCTTACCCACAAGCAAACCCGCTAGCACAGCGGCACCAGGCTCCACTAAGCCAGCTTCTTCAGCAGTAACAG CCCGGCCAACAGCTACCCCAACGTCAAAGAAACCAAAGCCTGTTTCGTGCGTGGCGCCTGCCTGCTCCCCTCAGACGTGCCTACCATCGTGTCCCAAACCATGCTGTACTAAGAAACGCTTTCACGATATGGAACTAGTTGCGGGATGCCCTCGTGTTTGCTTTTCGAGTTGTGAACAAGTATGTCCCAGGCGCTGCTGTGGTCCTCACCCACCAATCAAAGCTACCATCAACCAGAGGCCCAAAATCAATGACATCCCCCAGTCCCCAAGGTGCCCCAAGATCTGTGCTGATGTATGCGCTCTAGAGTGTCCGCACAGATGCTGCGGCCCTGGCTCCATGAAGAGGGCGTTTATTTCAAGACCGTTTCCTCGTTTGGCTTACATGAAGAATCACTATGCATTTAATCAGAAAAGATACCAAGTACCTGTGTCGCGATTCAATAATCCGCGACGATTTGGATTGAAGAAGAAACGAAACACCATTCACTAA
- the LOC131782154 gene encoding actin-binding protein WASF2 has protein sequence MNIKFTSALLAALICLSFTSHLVRARSLKDLASISKEEGIDNEAQDDGDEATDTAVDEVDADSLDGDDNESAIKRGHLTDEYDYSDESAESGSAAAESGSGGEEEAAPETEPMCPPPCIRPPGPEHWVPRPRYEPGPAIPPPPLEPPPPPPPCPPTCMQVCAPTCDPSCCGTPVALPPPPPMPACQPSCAPTCCPIPPPPPPPPPPPPPPPPPPPMICPPTCQPSTCAPACPPICCKRGD, from the exons ATGAATATCAAATTCACGAGCGCGCTCTTAGCCGCTCTAATCTGCCTGTCATTTACCAGCCACCTCGTGCGGGCGAGAAGTTTAAAAG ATTTAGCAAGTATTTCCAAAG AGGAAGGTATCGATAACGAGGCTCAAGACGACGGTGACGAGGCTACAGACACAGCTGTGGATGAAGTGGATGCGGACAGCTTAGACGGAG ATGACAATGAATCAGCGATAAAAAGAGGCCACTTAACTGACGAGTATGATTACTCAG ATGAATCTGCAGAATCCGGAAGTGCTGCGGCAGAAAGCGGAAGTGGAGGTGAAGAGGAAGCAGCCCCTGAGA CTGAACCGATGTGTCCTCCACCATGCATCCGTCCTCCTGGCCCAGAGCACTGGGTACCGCGACCCCGCTACGAACCCGGCCCAGCCATTCCTCCCCCGCCACTTGAgccacccccaccccctcctccaTGCCCACCTACATGCATGCAAGTGTGCGCTCCTACCTGTGACCCAAGCTGCTGTGGAACACCCGTAGCCTTACCTCCACCCCCACCGATGCCAGCTTGCCAACCATCCTGCGCACCAACTTGTTGCCCAATTCCACCCCCACCACCTCCTCCACCaccgccaccaccaccacccccacccccaccaccAATGATTTGTCCTCCAACATGCCAGCCCAGCACCTGTGCCCCAGCCTGCCCTCCAATATGCTGCAAGAGAGGAGACTAA